In Sphingomonas sp. SUN019, one genomic interval encodes:
- a CDS encoding GFA family protein, giving the protein MKGGCACGVVRYALRSAPRDPAWCHCRICQLNSGSPAMAFATVPAADLVLEAGEDVIRYFASSEAARRHFCGNCGTPLYVADLREPENLYVSLVTLDDPAGVPPGFHIFYAEHIPWAPAGDDLPRYDGFRRDPNAI; this is encoded by the coding sequence ATGAAAGGCGGCTGCGCCTGCGGAGTCGTGCGCTACGCGCTGCGATCTGCGCCGCGCGACCCGGCATGGTGCCATTGCCGCATCTGCCAGCTAAATTCCGGCAGCCCGGCGATGGCCTTCGCCACCGTCCCGGCCGCTGACTTGGTGCTTGAAGCGGGTGAGGATGTGATCCGTTACTTCGCATCGAGCGAAGCGGCGCGCCGCCACTTCTGCGGCAATTGCGGTACGCCGCTGTATGTCGCCGATCTGCGCGAACCCGAAAACCTGTACGTCAGCCTAGTGACGCTGGACGACCCGGCGGGGGTTCCGCCGGGCTTCCACATCTTTTACGCCGAACATATTCCGTGGGCGCCCGCGGGCGACGATCTGCCGCGCTACGACGGATTCCGCCGCGACCCGAACGCTATTTAG
- a CDS encoding energy transducer TonB, which yields MSENESGQSKGDERLLVLKSDPRIANGLVAPRSGTGVIALVIGACVAIALVLLVLSALAVERWIDRHRNAMQDVSATQAEEAPAPTRSIPPPDPMKANATLRGNPGAAFSADNYPFEALRRREQGRTVARLSIDASGTPVRCAVETSSGSSSLDETTCQIALRSVRFDPARDSAGVPKASEYKLPVRWQIPQ from the coding sequence GTGTCGGAGAACGAGTCGGGACAGTCGAAGGGCGATGAACGCCTTCTGGTGCTGAAATCGGACCCGCGCATCGCGAATGGTTTGGTCGCCCCACGTTCCGGAACCGGCGTGATCGCACTCGTCATCGGCGCGTGCGTGGCGATCGCGCTGGTCCTGCTCGTGCTTTCCGCACTGGCGGTCGAGCGATGGATCGATCGGCACCGAAACGCCATGCAGGACGTATCGGCGACACAAGCCGAGGAAGCACCAGCGCCAACGCGTTCTATCCCGCCGCCCGACCCAATGAAGGCGAACGCAACATTGCGCGGTAATCCCGGTGCCGCGTTCAGCGCAGACAACTACCCCTTCGAAGCCTTGCGCCGTCGCGAGCAGGGGCGAACCGTCGCCAGGCTGTCGATCGATGCCAGCGGCACGCCTGTAAGATGCGCGGTGGAAACGAGCAGCGGCTCGTCCAGTCTGGACGAAACCACCTGCCAGATCGCGCTGCGCAGCGTTCGTTTTGATCCGGCGCGGGACAGTGCGGGCGTACCCAAGGCGAGCGAGTACAAGCTGCCCGTGCGCTGGCAGATCCCGCAATAG
- the trxA gene encoding thioredoxin TrxA — MATKQITDASFDADVLSADKPVLVDFWAEWCGPCKMIGPSLEELSDELGGQVTIAKINIDENPEAPGKYGVRGIPTMILFKAGAPAATKVGAEPKGRIKAWLEGELA, encoded by the coding sequence ATGGCCACCAAACAGATCACCGACGCGAGCTTCGACGCCGACGTCCTCAGCGCCGATAAGCCCGTGCTGGTCGATTTTTGGGCCGAATGGTGCGGGCCGTGCAAGATGATCGGGCCGAGCCTGGAGGAATTGAGCGATGAGCTTGGCGGGCAGGTGACGATCGCGAAGATCAATATCGACGAGAATCCCGAGGCTCCCGGCAAATACGGCGTGCGCGGCATCCCGACGATGATCCTGTTCAAGGCCGGCGCTCCCGCGGCCACGAAAGTCGGTGCGGAGCCAAAGGGCCGGATCAAGGCCTGGCTGGAGGGCGAACTGGCCTAA
- a CDS encoding bifunctional diguanylate cyclase/phosphodiesterase produces MLAAVLGTGWSVVDRDPLVWLADANAVAEVDGVASAARAALLAVVPDAAAADRAYDDGATHVMIGEPAGAALLQSLRFAGRYARRLRGFGRDRRAGDGGVSAIDQFFAHHGESPSTMARVALTRFDVVNEAFGRAAGDALMMAAAARIGDVLPDDAVIERGDGATFVIAFAGDEAGTQRVIGEIENALTRAFEADGQAVNLGARIGVARRVAGEDLAHLTQRALDALSDALMSDGATTLAADEPREAPMLRLAADLHRAIDGGEIGVLFQPQVRAATGEIVGVEALARWEHPELGPLGADTLFAAAERADLGIALSEHIQALALTRVAAWPDTLAHLRVAINVTAADIARPEFARRFLARLDASGVARNRVTVEITETGLIGELEAAAAHLVKLRTAGCRIAIDDFGTGYSSLAYLKALPLDYLKIDRSLAQDIAGSERDRIVVRAVLTMAWSLGLETIAEGVETAEQRDLLAAESCTYFQGFLFAGPVDSAALAGLMGGS; encoded by the coding sequence ATGCTGGCCGCGGTCCTGGGAACAGGTTGGAGCGTGGTCGATCGCGATCCGCTCGTCTGGCTGGCCGATGCGAATGCGGTAGCTGAAGTCGACGGCGTGGCATCGGCGGCGCGCGCCGCTTTGCTGGCGGTCGTGCCGGATGCTGCTGCGGCCGATCGCGCTTATGACGATGGCGCGACCCATGTGATGATTGGCGAGCCGGCCGGTGCGGCGTTGCTGCAGTCGCTGCGCTTTGCCGGGAGATACGCGCGGCGGCTGCGCGGGTTCGGGCGCGATCGTAGGGCCGGCGACGGGGGCGTGTCGGCGATTGACCAGTTTTTCGCGCATCACGGCGAATCGCCATCGACGATGGCGCGGGTCGCACTGACGCGGTTCGATGTGGTCAACGAAGCGTTCGGTCGCGCAGCGGGCGACGCCCTGATGATGGCGGCGGCGGCGCGGATCGGGGATGTGCTGCCCGACGATGCGGTAATTGAGCGGGGCGATGGCGCGACATTCGTGATCGCCTTCGCCGGGGACGAGGCGGGAACGCAGCGTGTCATCGGGGAAATCGAGAATGCGCTGACCCGCGCGTTCGAGGCAGACGGGCAGGCGGTGAACCTGGGCGCGCGGATCGGCGTGGCGCGGCGGGTGGCCGGGGAGGATCTGGCGCATTTGACCCAACGCGCGCTGGATGCGCTGAGCGATGCGCTGATGAGCGATGGCGCGACGACCTTGGCGGCGGACGAGCCGCGCGAGGCGCCCATGCTGCGGCTGGCCGCCGACCTGCACCGCGCGATCGATGGCGGCGAGATCGGGGTGCTGTTCCAGCCGCAGGTAAGGGCTGCGACCGGCGAAATCGTCGGGGTGGAGGCGCTGGCGCGGTGGGAGCATCCCGAGTTGGGGCCGCTCGGTGCGGACACTTTGTTCGCCGCGGCCGAACGCGCCGATCTGGGCATCGCGCTGTCGGAGCATATCCAGGCACTGGCGCTCACGCGCGTCGCGGCGTGGCCGGACACGCTGGCGCATCTGCGGGTCGCGATCAACGTGACCGCAGCCGACATCGCGCGGCCCGAATTCGCAAGGCGCTTCCTGGCGCGGCTCGATGCGTCGGGGGTGGCGCGGAACCGGGTGACGGTGGAGATCACCGAAACCGGGCTGATCGGGGAGCTGGAGGCGGCGGCGGCGCATCTGGTGAAGTTGCGTACCGCCGGGTGTCGAATCGCGATCGACGATTTCGGAACAGGCTATTCCAGCCTGGCGTATCTGAAGGCGTTGCCGTTGGACTATTTGAAGATCGACCGGTCGCTGGCGCAAGATATCGCGGGGTCGGAACGCGACCGGATCGTGGTGCGCGCGGTGCTGACGATGGCGTGGTCGCTGGGGCTGGAAACTATCGCGGAAGGGGTCGAAACCGCGGAGCAACGCGATTTGCTGGCGGCGGAGAGTTGCACGTATTTCCAGGGGTTTCTGTTTGCCGGGCCGGTGGATAGCGCGGCGTTGGCGGGGTTGATGGGCGGATCCTAA
- the secA gene encoding preprotein translocase subunit SecA, protein MFGGLAKSMFGSSNDRYVKSLNPILAKIASFEPALQAMDDATLAHQTVLFRERLANDEPLDKLLPEAFATVREASVRVLGMRHFDVQMVGGIVLHRGEIAEMRTGEGKTLVATLATYLNALPGQGVHVITVNDYLAARDAEWMGRVYTFLGLTVGVIIPNLTDDQRRAAYNSDITYGTNNEFGFDYLRDNMKYERASMTQRAFSMAIVDEVDSVLIDEARTPLIISGPTDDKSDLYLQVDAVVKQFAAEDYEKDEKQKSIILTEDGTEKAERMLEAAGLLEGQNLYDFENTQVVHHLNQALRANMMFKRDTDYIVKDDKVIIIDEFTGRMMDGRRWSDGLHQAVEAKEGVQIEPENQTMASITFQNYFRMYPKLSGMTGTAATEAAEFYDIYKMNVVTIPTNVEVKRVDEEDEFYKDTQDKFRAIAKRIREHAEKGQPVLVGTVSIEKSELLSEFLNQEGVDHSVLNARHHEMEAHIVAQAGRLGAVTIATNMAGRGTDIQLGGNLEFRINDELDGMPEGPERDQAIAQIKGEIGAEKARVLEAGGLFVLGTERHESRRIDNQLRGRSGRQGDPGLSRFYLSLDDDLLRIFGPDTLFAKMMRNNIGDGEAIGSKWLTKAIETAQKKVEARNYDIRKQVVEYDDVMNDQRKVIYEQRADIMDAETVGDVVVDMRAETVNAIVGEACPPNSYPEQWNIAGMKERLAEILNLEPPIDDWLTEEAIDPELVTERVQAEADTMVEAKAADLEPETWTSVEKSILLQNLDHHWKEHLSTLDALRQVVHLRAYAQKTPINEYKQEAFALFQRMLDHIREDVTKTIAHAQFQMQPLPELPELPDFITTHFDPFSGEDNSNDWDAGSAGLIQTQLPPMQIPQPTAVDLGEDPASWEGVVSRNAPCPCGSGRKYKHCHGAV, encoded by the coding sequence ATGTTCGGCGGCCTTGCCAAATCCATGTTCGGTTCGTCCAACGACCGGTACGTCAAATCGCTCAACCCGATTCTCGCGAAGATCGCGTCGTTCGAACCGGCGCTGCAGGCGATGGACGACGCGACGCTGGCGCATCAGACGGTACTGTTTCGCGAACGGCTCGCGAACGATGAACCGCTCGACAAGCTCCTTCCCGAGGCGTTCGCCACGGTGCGCGAGGCATCGGTGCGCGTGCTCGGGATGCGCCATTTCGACGTGCAGATGGTCGGCGGCATCGTGCTTCACCGCGGCGAGATCGCCGAGATGCGCACCGGTGAGGGCAAGACGCTGGTCGCCACGCTCGCCACCTATCTCAACGCGCTGCCGGGGCAGGGCGTGCACGTCATCACCGTCAACGACTATCTCGCCGCGCGCGACGCGGAGTGGATGGGGCGGGTGTACACGTTCCTCGGGTTGACCGTCGGCGTCATCATCCCGAACCTGACCGACGATCAGCGCCGAGCCGCGTATAATTCGGACATCACGTACGGCACGAACAACGAGTTCGGCTTCGATTACCTGCGCGACAACATGAAGTACGAACGCGCCTCGATGACGCAGCGCGCGTTCAGCATGGCGATCGTCGACGAGGTCGATTCGGTGCTGATCGACGAAGCGCGCACGCCGTTGATCATCTCCGGCCCGACCGACGACAAGTCCGATCTCTACCTGCAGGTCGATGCGGTCGTGAAGCAGTTCGCGGCGGAGGATTACGAAAAGGACGAGAAGCAGAAATCGATCATCCTGACCGAGGATGGCACCGAAAAGGCCGAACGGATGCTGGAGGCGGCTGGGCTGCTCGAAGGGCAGAACCTGTACGATTTCGAGAATACGCAGGTCGTCCATCACCTGAATCAGGCGCTGCGCGCGAACATGATGTTCAAGCGCGATACCGATTACATCGTGAAGGATGACAAGGTCATCATCATCGACGAGTTCACCGGCCGCATGATGGACGGCCGCCGCTGGTCGGATGGCCTTCACCAGGCGGTCGAGGCGAAGGAGGGCGTCCAGATCGAGCCCGAGAACCAGACGATGGCCTCGATCACGTTCCAAAACTACTTTCGCATGTACCCGAAGCTGTCGGGGATGACCGGCACCGCGGCGACCGAAGCGGCCGAATTCTACGACATCTACAAGATGAACGTCGTCACGATCCCCACCAACGTCGAGGTCAAGCGAGTCGACGAAGAGGACGAATTCTACAAGGATACGCAGGACAAATTCCGCGCGATCGCCAAGCGCATCCGCGAACACGCCGAAAAGGGCCAGCCGGTGCTGGTCGGCACGGTCTCGATCGAAAAGTCCGAATTGCTCAGCGAATTCCTCAATCAGGAGGGCGTCGATCACTCGGTCCTGAACGCGCGCCATCACGAGATGGAGGCGCATATCGTCGCGCAGGCCGGACGGCTGGGTGCGGTGACCATCGCCACCAACATGGCGGGCCGCGGGACCGACATCCAGCTCGGCGGCAACTTGGAGTTTCGTATCAACGACGAACTCGACGGGATGCCGGAGGGGCCGGAGCGCGACCAGGCGATCGCGCAGATCAAGGGCGAGATCGGGGCGGAAAAGGCGCGCGTGCTGGAGGCGGGCGGGCTTTTCGTACTCGGCACCGAACGCCACGAAAGCCGCCGCATCGACAACCAGCTGCGTGGCCGTTCGGGGCGGCAGGGCGACCCCGGCCTCAGCCGCTTCTACCTCAGCCTCGATGACGATCTGTTGCGTATCTTCGGTCCGGACACCTTGTTTGCAAAGATGATGCGCAACAACATCGGCGACGGCGAGGCGATCGGCAGCAAATGGCTGACCAAGGCGATCGAAACCGCGCAGAAGAAGGTCGAGGCGCGCAACTACGACATCCGCAAGCAGGTCGTCGAATATGACGACGTGATGAACGATCAGCGCAAGGTCATCTACGAACAGCGCGCCGACATCATGGATGCGGAGACGGTCGGCGATGTGGTGGTCGACATGCGCGCCGAGACGGTCAACGCGATCGTCGGCGAGGCGTGCCCGCCCAATTCCTATCCCGAACAGTGGAACATCGCGGGGATGAAGGAGAGACTCGCAGAGATCCTCAACCTCGAACCGCCGATCGACGACTGGCTGACCGAAGAAGCGATCGACCCCGAACTGGTGACCGAACGTGTCCAGGCGGAGGCCGATACGATGGTCGAGGCCAAGGCTGCCGATCTGGAGCCCGAGACGTGGACGTCAGTCGAGAAATCGATCCTGCTGCAGAATCTGGATCACCACTGGAAGGAGCATCTGTCGACGCTCGATGCGCTGCGGCAGGTCGTTCATTTGCGCGCCTATGCGCAGAAGACGCCGATCAACGAATACAAGCAGGAGGCGTTCGCGCTCTTTCAGCGGATGCTCGATCACATCCGTGAGGACGTGACGAAGACGATCGCGCACGCGCAGTTCCAGATGCAGCCGCTGCCCGAATTGCCCGAACTTCCCGACTTCATCACGACGCACTTCGACCCGTTCTCGGGCGAGGACAATTCGAACGATTGGGATGCCGGGAGCGCCGGGTTGATCCAGACGCAGTTGCCGCCGATGCAGATACCACAGCCGACTGCGGTCGACCTGGGCGAGGATCCGGCAAGCTGGGAAGGCGTCGTCAGCCGCAATGCGCCATGCCCGTGCGGGTCGGGCCGCAAATACAAGCACTGCCACGGCGCGGTATGA
- a CDS encoding CC0125/CC1285 family lipoprotein — protein sequence MTTFRLGRGVILATVAGGALLVAGCATPTTYRPATGSGFSRTGYTDIRIEPNRYRVTFAGNTITDRDIVERYLLFRAAELTLQNGYDYFVMVDRDTDRQARTYSTGFGGGGFGGGFGNGYWGPSWGFYGRGYGWRRFGGGFGYGGFGGFGGFNDFDVRTIDRYEASAEIVMRRGAPARDDVRAFNARAVTESIGPSIVLPKP from the coding sequence ATGACAACATTCCGATTGGGTCGGGGCGTCATTCTGGCCACGGTCGCGGGCGGCGCGCTGCTGGTCGCGGGCTGTGCCACCCCCACCACCTACCGCCCCGCCACCGGCTCCGGCTTCAGCCGCACCGGTTACACCGACATCCGGATCGAGCCGAATCGCTACCGCGTGACGTTCGCCGGCAACACGATAACCGATCGCGATATCGTCGAGCGCTATCTGCTGTTCCGCGCGGCCGAACTGACCCTCCAGAACGGCTACGATTATTTCGTGATGGTCGACCGCGATACCGATCGTCAGGCGCGCACCTATTCCACCGGCTTCGGTGGCGGCGGCTTCGGCGGTGGGTTCGGGAACGGATATTGGGGTCCGTCTTGGGGCTTCTATGGCCGCGGCTACGGCTGGCGCCGCTTTGGCGGCGGGTTCGGCTACGGCGGGTTTGGCGGCTTCGGCGGCTTCAACGATTTCGACGTCCGCACGATCGACCGCTACGAGGCTTCGGCGGAGATCGTGATGCGCCGCGGCGCACCGGCCAGGGATGACGTCCGCGCCTTCAATGCGCGTGCGGTAACCGAGTCGATCGGGCCGAGTATCGTTCTGCCCAAGCCGTAG
- a CDS encoding NAD kinase, which translates to MTDYPRRALVASPTPPAQIARAELADAWDWCNLDEADVVIALGGDGFLLQTLHTMLEQRRPPIPVFGMNLGTVGFLMNEWRLHDLDQRLSLAKAFKVIPLMMTARGVDGRIHTLPAINEVSLLRETRQTAKLRVTVNDRVVLDELACDGILAATPAGSTAYNLSAHGPILPLGSALIALTPISAFRPRRWRGAILPDKARIGLTILDADKRPVSAVADQHEIRDVAQVDIALDRSRELTLLFDPEHALDDRITMEQFIA; encoded by the coding sequence ATGACCGATTACCCGCGGCGCGCGCTGGTCGCGTCGCCCACTCCACCGGCCCAGATCGCGCGCGCCGAACTTGCCGACGCGTGGGACTGGTGCAATCTCGACGAGGCCGACGTAGTCATCGCGCTCGGCGGCGACGGTTTCCTGCTGCAGACGCTGCACACGATGCTTGAACAGCGCCGCCCGCCGATCCCGGTGTTCGGCATGAACCTCGGCACCGTCGGCTTCCTGATGAACGAATGGCGGCTGCACGACCTGGACCAGCGACTGTCGCTCGCCAAGGCGTTCAAGGTCATTCCGTTGATGATGACCGCGCGTGGCGTCGACGGACGCATTCACACCTTGCCCGCGATCAACGAAGTGTCGTTGCTGCGTGAAACGCGACAGACCGCGAAGCTGCGCGTGACGGTCAACGACCGCGTCGTGCTGGACGAACTCGCGTGCGACGGCATCTTGGCGGCGACGCCTGCGGGCTCGACCGCGTACAATCTGTCGGCGCACGGCCCGATCCTGCCGCTGGGATCGGCCTTGATCGCACTGACCCCGATCAGCGCGTTCCGCCCGCGGCGCTGGCGCGGCGCGATCCTGCCCGACAAGGCGCGGATCGGGCTGACCATTCTAGACGCGGACAAGCGCCCCGTTTCCGCGGTCGCCGACCAGCACGAAATCCGCGATGTGGCGCAAGTCGACATCGCGCTGGACCGTTCACGCGAACTGACGTTGCTGTTCGATCCCGAACACGCGCTCGACGACCGCATAACGATGGAGCAATTCATCGCCTGA
- the argJ gene encoding bifunctional glutamate N-acetyltransferase/amino-acid acetyltransferase ArgJ has translation MSTSISPLATPFPALPAIRGVTLRTARARYKEWDRCDLTLAELDEGTVVAGVLTQSRCPSPEVEWCRKALVLGQARALVVNAGNSNAFTGNRGRAAVEAIAARVAGHVGCQPSDVFVASTGVIGVPLPIDKAEAGLDAALTETPCDWRAAADAIGTTDTYPKGAMASAIVDGRTVTLVGIIKGSGMIAPDMATMLGFVFTDAAVDPAFLHDALAAANAQTFSCITVDGDTSTSDTVLAFATGKAGNAPLTDDDSVGADSFRAALSDLCRQLAMLVVRDGEGAQKLIEITVEGAESDASARRIAMSIANSPLVKTAIAGEDANWGRVVMAVGKAGEPADRDKLSIRFGATQVARDGVAVEGFDEVPVAAHLKGREVEIGVELGLGEGRATVWTCDLTHGYISINADYRS, from the coding sequence ATGTCCACGTCCATCTCTCCGCTCGCCACGCCGTTCCCCGCCCTCCCCGCGATCCGCGGCGTCACGCTGCGGACGGCGCGGGCGCGGTACAAGGAGTGGGACCGGTGCGACCTGACCTTGGCCGAACTCGATGAGGGGACGGTCGTCGCGGGGGTGCTGACGCAAAGCAGATGCCCGTCGCCGGAGGTAGAATGGTGCCGCAAGGCGCTGGTGCTGGGTCAGGCGCGCGCGTTGGTTGTGAATGCGGGCAATTCCAACGCCTTTACCGGCAACCGCGGGCGTGCGGCGGTGGAGGCGATCGCGGCGCGGGTGGCCGGGCATGTCGGATGCCAACCGTCGGACGTGTTCGTCGCGTCGACCGGCGTGATCGGCGTACCGCTGCCGATCGACAAGGCGGAAGCGGGGCTTGATGCCGCCTTGACCGAGACGCCGTGCGACTGGCGCGCCGCGGCGGACGCGATCGGGACGACCGACACCTATCCCAAGGGCGCGATGGCAAGCGCGATCGTCGACGGGCGGACGGTGACCCTCGTGGGCATCATCAAGGGATCGGGGATGATCGCGCCCGACATGGCGACGATGCTGGGCTTCGTCTTCACCGACGCCGCGGTCGATCCGGCGTTCCTGCACGATGCGCTGGCGGCGGCGAACGCGCAGACCTTTTCGTGCATCACGGTCGACGGCGATACCTCGACCAGCGACACGGTGCTGGCCTTCGCGACGGGCAAGGCAGGCAATGCGCCGCTGACCGACGACGACAGCGTCGGCGCGGACTCGTTCCGCGCGGCGCTGTCCGATCTGTGCCGCCAACTCGCGATGCTGGTCGTACGGGACGGCGAAGGTGCGCAGAAACTGATCGAGATCACCGTGGAGGGCGCGGAAAGCGACGCCTCGGCGCGCCGCATCGCGATGAGCATCGCCAATTCGCCGCTGGTGAAGACCGCGATCGCTGGCGAGGACGCGAACTGGGGCCGCGTCGTCATGGCGGTCGGCAAGGCGGGCGAACCCGCCGACCGCGACAAACTGTCGATCCGCTTCGGCGCGACGCAGGTCGCGCGCGACGGCGTGGCGGTGGAGGGGTTTGACGAAGTCCCGGTCGCGGCGCATCTGAAGGGCCGTGAGGTGGAGATCGGCGTGGAACTAGGGCTGGGCGAGGGCCGCGCGACGGTATGGACGTGCGACCTGACGCACGGGTACATCTCGATCAACGCGGATTACAGAAGCTGA
- a CDS encoding DUF1488 family protein — protein MTANQLEIDTASILDNVDEAQVEFAGEVDGDEYQFAAQYDLLEALSGDRPENDAVDMFNRFVDQISEAALSALSRNADQALIVVSENDLE, from the coding sequence GTGACAGCGAATCAACTGGAGATCGACACCGCGTCGATCCTCGACAATGTCGATGAAGCGCAGGTGGAATTTGCCGGGGAAGTGGACGGCGACGAATATCAGTTCGCCGCGCAATACGATCTGCTGGAGGCGTTGAGCGGCGACCGGCCGGAAAACGACGCGGTCGACATGTTCAACCGCTTTGTCGACCAGATTTCGGAAGCCGCATTGTCCGCATTGTCGCGGAACGCCGATCAGGCGTTGATCGTGGTGAGCGAAAACGATCTGGAATGA
- the moaA gene encoding GTP 3',8-cyclase MoaA, translated as MMAPLSPSVAAPLVDGFGRAIRYLRISVTDRCDLRCRYCMAEEMTFLPREKLLALEEIAIIAERFMAMGVRKIRLSGGEPLVRRDVIDLVRRLGRHVGGDLDELTMTTNGMRLAQHAEALFDAGVRRVNVSLDSRDPDTFRHITRHGDVTQVLSGIAAAQAVGLTVKVNMVALNGLNDHEIAPMLAWCVDQGLDLTLIETMPMGAIDEDRADRFLPLTAVFDELSAAFALERETTGTGGPARYWRVAGTGTKLGLISPLTANFCDGCNRVRLTTEGKLYGCLGHDDQVDLKAALRDGGLPALDETILAGIASKPRRHDFSVERGAAPAVARHMSVTGG; from the coding sequence ATGATGGCACCCCTGTCCCCTTCCGTTGCCGCGCCGCTGGTCGACGGGTTCGGCCGCGCCATTCGGTATCTGAGGATATCCGTGACAGATCGCTGCGACCTGCGCTGCCGTTACTGCATGGCGGAGGAAATGACCTTCCTGCCGCGCGAAAAGCTGCTCGCGCTGGAGGAAATCGCGATCATCGCCGAACGCTTCATGGCGATGGGCGTGCGGAAAATCCGGCTGTCGGGCGGGGAACCGCTGGTGCGGCGCGATGTGATCGATCTCGTGCGGCGGCTCGGGCGGCACGTCGGGGGCGATCTCGACGAACTGACGATGACGACCAACGGGATGCGGCTCGCGCAGCACGCGGAGGCATTGTTCGATGCAGGCGTACGCCGCGTGAACGTCAGCCTCGACAGCCGCGATCCCGACACCTTCCGCCACATCACCCGCCACGGCGACGTGACGCAGGTGCTAAGCGGAATAGCCGCCGCGCAAGCCGTGGGACTGACGGTGAAGGTCAACATGGTCGCGCTGAACGGCCTGAACGACCACGAAATCGCGCCGATGCTGGCATGGTGCGTCGATCAGGGACTGGATTTGACGCTGATCGAGACGATGCCGATGGGCGCGATCGACGAGGACCGCGCCGACCGGTTCCTGCCGCTGACCGCGGTGTTCGACGAATTGTCCGCCGCCTTCGCGCTGGAGCGCGAAACGACCGGCACCGGCGGCCCGGCGCGCTACTGGCGCGTCGCTGGCACCGGGACGAAGCTCGGCCTGATTTCCCCTCTAACCGCCAACTTCTGCGATGGCTGCAATCGCGTCCGGCTCACGACCGAGGGCAAGCTGTACGGCTGTCTGGGCCACGACGATCAGGTCGATCTGAAGGCGGCGCTGCGCGACGGCGGCCTGCCCGCGCTCGACGAGACGATCCTGGCTGGTATCGCCTCCAAGCCGCGCCGTCACGATTTCAGCGTCGAGCGTGGGGCGGCCCCGGCAGTAGCGCGGCATATGAGCGTGACCGGCGGATGA